The window TAAGCGATTAGAAACGAACTGCAATGAAGACGAAATTTTTAACCGTTTTCAAATATTTTACTATATAATATAATTCTAACATTATTAACTTGTGAATGTGAaattttgaataataataataataataataataataataataataataataataataataataataataataatagtaataaacttAAACTTCTCTATTAGTCTATTGGTTTATTATActaacataaataaaatatttatttaagttttagtATTTTGGATTCTTTTCTCCCCATTTCTCTCCTAACTCTTAATGTCATTCTCTATTAAGACAAAGAtagaaagtttgaaaaagaattaAGAGAAAAATGAGAGGAGATGAtccaattgaaaaaaaaaaggaagagagaatattttattataaatttatcattgagattttaataataataaaatgaaatttgATAGATAATTTTAATAGTTCTATTTATACAAATTTTAATTTCAGCTCAAATGCACCCTTAAAAAGACAAAGTTGACTTAgaggataaaaattaaaatgaagaagtcATTAATAGAGCACAAGAAAAAACAGCACTGCCACATGTTCATATAGGAGTAACCTTTGGTATATCCAACATCTAAACACCTTTCTTTCATTAGTATTGTCTAGTTAATTTGTCTGGTCCCCATTTCACATTAATCATGAACCTCTAATACATCCACCCCAAGAAGAAAAACATCTTGTTTTTGCTTCTTACCCTTTTGTTGGTAACAATTAGTTTTTTTTGCCTTTTGTTACCTTCTTGTTTCCTCTCCATTAGTAAAAATAATTGATCAAATCCAAAGAAGGATGAGGACACATTAAGGAAACATAGAATTGTGTTACATGATCAAACAATCAATTTTTCTTTTGTAAGGTTTTTCTATCAGTAGATTTACCAAGTACACAAGaaaccaataaaaaaacaaagagaaaaaaaaaaggaaagaaaaaaaaacattgttgGTCATTGTTCATTAAAAAATTTGCAAAAATGAATGACTTGTTTTCAAGCTCCTTCAAAAAATATAGTGACTTGAAGGAGCAAGCTCACATGGATGATGTTGAAGCAGGAAAAGAAAGCATCAACCTTGATAAATTCTTTGAGGATGTTGAGAATGTGAAAGAAGACATGAGGCTAGTTGAGAAGCTTTATAGAAAATTACAAGAGGCGAATGAAGAAAGCAAAATTGTCCACAATGCTAAAACAATGAAAGATCTTAGAGCAAGGATGGATAAAGATGTTGAACAGGTTCTCAAAAGAGTTAAAATCATAAAGGGTAAGCTCGAAGCGTTAGAACGTTCGAATGCCGCGAATAGAAACATTGCAGGGTGCGGTCCAGGTTCGTCAGCCGATAGAACAAGAACTTCAGTGGTTAGTGGATTGGGGAAAAAACTCAAAGATATGATGGACGACTTTCAAGGATTAAGAGCAAGAATGCAACAGGAGTACAAGGAAACAATCGAAAGAAGGTATTTTACAATAACAGGTGAGAAAGCTGATGAAGACACAATTGAGAATTTGATATCAAGTGGAGAAAGTGAAACTTTTATGCAGAGAGCAATTCAGGAACAGGGTAGGGGTCAGATTATGGACACAATATCCGAGATTCAAGAAAGACATGATGCTGTTAAGGAAATAGAGAAAAACTTGATTGAGTTACATCAagttttcttggacatggcaGCACTTGTTGAGTCACAAGGACAACAACTGAATAACATAGAGAGTCATGTTGCACATGCTAGTTCTTTTGTTAGGAGAGGTACTGAACAACTTCATGAAGCTAGAGAGCATCAAAAGGATTCAAGGAAATGGACATGTTATGCCATACTTCTTGGTCTTGTTCTCATCATTGTGATCCTGTTTCCATACTTGTTGACACTTCTACCTCACTTGTTACTGTAGAATTAAAAGGGTCAGTCAAGTCATCATCATCATATCATTAAACAAAGAATCTTACAGAGTATTAGATTTTCTG is drawn from Vicia villosa cultivar HV-30 ecotype Madison, WI unplaced genomic scaffold, Vvil1.0 ctg.000044F_1_1, whole genome shotgun sequence and contains these coding sequences:
- the LOC131622788 gene encoding syntaxin-124-like, which produces MNDLFSSSFKKYSDLKEQAHMDDVEAGKESINLDKFFEDVENVKEDMRLVEKLYRKLQEANEESKIVHNAKTMKDLRARMDKDVEQVLKRVKIIKGKLEALERSNAANRNIAGCGPGSSADRTRTSVVSGLGKKLKDMMDDFQGLRARMQQEYKETIERRYFTITGEKADEDTIENLISSGESETFMQRAIQEQGRGQIMDTISEIQERHDAVKEIEKNLIELHQVFLDMAALVESQGQQLNNIESHVAHASSFVRRGTEQLHEAREHQKDSRKWTCYAILLGLVLIIVILFPYLLTLLPHLLL